Proteins from one Archocentrus centrarchus isolate MPI-CPG fArcCen1 chromosome 8, fArcCen1, whole genome shotgun sequence genomic window:
- the LOC115785130 gene encoding beta-galactoside-binding lectin-like — protein sequence MMQGMLIKNMSFKVGQTLTVLGVAKPDAGNFQVNIGPSEDTIALHINPRFNAHGDTNTVVCNSFEGGNWCQEQREDCFPFSQGEEFKMVIEFTPSEFVVTLPNDSTIRFPNRIGAEKYSFLSFDGDARIRSIEIK from the exons ATGAtgcaa GGTATGCTAATAAAGAACATGTCCTTCAAAGTCGGACAAACCCTGACTGTTCTTGGAGTCGCCAAACCTGATGCAGGAAA TTTCCAAGTGAATATCGGCCCCAGCGAGGACACAATTGCACTTCACATCAACCCTCGTTTTAATGCCCATGGAGACACAAATACAGTTGTCTGCAACTCATTTGAGGGAGGAAACTGGTGTCAGGAGCAACGTGAGGATTGCTTTCCTTTCTCCCAGGGAGAGGAGTTCAAG ATGGTCATCGAATTCACTCCTTCAGAGTTTGTGGTGACTTTACCAAATGACTCAACAATCCGTTTCCCCAATCGCATCGGTGCCGAGAAATACTCGTTCCTGAGCTTTGATGGGGATGCTCGCATAAGAAGCATTGAGATCAAGTAA
- the LOC115784666 gene encoding serine/threonine-protein kinase pim-1-like isoform X2 — protein sequence MLKRKQIKVEGRSVAELPDPSMNSAEDSCMRFVRGQKRKFSDDDEGLFSRPAKEMKLFHHVLNDGEQASSSVETSKDPKPKMLKRKQIKVEGRSVAELPDPSMNSCMVRGQKRKASDDDEALFRPAKEMKHFHLFQVKRRVIELPIPSVNSKEDVYMFPTEISESSTDPKEKVCKRKATGDGKASPAKKLKSLDQEERKCSAKELEAAKICEFKAKYVELHKLGKGGFGTVFAGYRKEDNFPVAIKHISKRCIPCKVKAENGKRISVEVAAMLKLAAGTPGSSATVSLLDWFDLRKELILVMERPVPAVDLDKYIEEYEDTITEETAKVILKQLIEAAKELEDKNIFHRDIKTNNILIETGSDVPRVRLIDFGVSCFFKKRSRYTVFAGTPCYCPPEWTIHDCYRPGPTTVWQLGTVLYEILHAKSSFHTEFVIKEKLKISERLSENCQDFLKMCFNLDPKRRPKLKDLLRHRWFR from the exons ATGCTTAAAAGAAAGCAGATCAAAGTTGAAGGAAGGAGCGTTGCTGAGTTGCCCGATCCTTCCATGAACTCGGCTGAAGACTCATGCATGCGTTTTGTCAGAGGACAAAAACGGAAGTTCTCGGATGATGATGAGGGCTTATTTAGTAGACCAGCAAAGGAAATGAAACTTTTTCACCATGTGCTCAATGATGGGGAGCAAGCATCTTCCTCTGTGGAAACCAGTAAAG ATCCAAAACCCAAGATGCTTAAAAGAAAGCAGATCAAAGTTGAAGGAAGGAGCGTTGCTGAGCTGCCCGATCCTTCCATGAACTCATGCATGGTCAGAGGACAAAAACGGAAGGCCTCGGACGATGATGAGGCCTTATTTAGACCAGCAAaggaaatgaaacattttcacctttttcaagtaAAAAGGAGGGTCATTGAGCTTCCCATTCCTTCTGTGAACTCAAAGGAAGATGTGTACATGTTTCCCACTGAAATTTCAGAGAGCTCCACTGATCCAAAAGAAAAGGTGTGCAAGAGGAAAGCCACAGGTGATGGAAAAGCATCACCAGCCAAGAAACTGAAGAGCCTGGACCAGGAGGAGAGGAAATGCAGCGCCAAAGAATTAGAGGCTGCAAAAATCT GTGAATTTAAAGCCAAGTACGTGGAGCTGCACAAGCTTGGAAAAGGAGGGTTTGGAACAGTGTTTGCCGGCTACAGGAAAGAAGACAATTTTCCA GTCGCtatcaaacacatttcaaagagGTGTATCCCCTGCAAAGTAAAG GCTGAGAACGGGAAGCGAATCTCTGTGGAAGTGGCTGCTATGCTCAAACTTGCAGCTGGAACACCAGGATCATCAGCAACCGTGTCCTTGCTGGACTGGTTCGATTTGCGCAAGGAGCTGATCCTGGTGATGGAGAGACCTGTCCCTGCTGTGGACTTAGATAAATACATAGAGGAATATGAAGATACTATAACAGAGGAGACAGCCAAG GTCATTCTAAAACAACTGATTGAGGCGGCAAAAGAACTTGAGGATAAAAACATCTTTCACCGGGACATCAAGACTAACAACATTCTGATTGAGACCGGCTCAGATGTGCCTCGTGTTCGCCTCATTGACTTTGGAGTgagctgcttttttaaaaaacgcTCACGATACACCGTTTTTGCTG gCACACCTTGTTACTGCCCTCCAGAGTGGACGATCCACGACTGCTATAGGCCTGGACCCACCACAGTGTGGCAGCTGGGAACGGTGTTGTATGAAATACTCCATGCAAAATCCTCCTTTCATACAGAGTTTGTCATTAAAGAGAAGTTAAAAATTAGCGAGAGGCTGTCTGAAA ACTGCCAGGATttcttgaaaatgtgtttcaacctGGACCCCAAAAGACGCCCGAAACTGAAGGACCTCCTGCGTCATCGATGGTTCAGATGa
- the LOC115784666 gene encoding calcium-dependent protein kinase 11-like isoform X1 codes for MLKRKQIKVEGRSVAELPDPSMNSAEDSCMRFVRGQKRKFSDDDEGLFSRPAKEMKLFHHVLNDGEQASSSVETSKDPKPKMLKRKQIKVEGRSVAELPDPSMNSCMVRGQKRKASDDDEALFRPAKEMKHFHLFQVKRRVIELPIPSVNSKEDVYMFPTEISESSTDPKEKVCKRKATGDGKASPAKKLKSLDQEERKCSAKELEAAKICEFKAKYVELHKLGKGGFGTVFAGYRKEDNFPVAIKHISKRCIPCKVKVSMQCLNLNQSINQIYFIVPTGKFDLDIVQKKSIIHLCAVERLFLIIHFVAIFQAENGKRISVEVAAMLKLAAGTPGSSATVSLLDWFDLRKELILVMERPVPAVDLDKYIEEYEDTITEETAKVILKQLIEAAKELEDKNIFHRDIKTNNILIETGSDVPRVRLIDFGVSCFFKKRSRYTVFAGTPCYCPPEWTIHDCYRPGPTTVWQLGTVLYEILHAKSSFHTEFVIKEKLKISERLSENCQDFLKMCFNLDPKRRPKLKDLLRHRWFR; via the exons ATGCTTAAAAGAAAGCAGATCAAAGTTGAAGGAAGGAGCGTTGCTGAGTTGCCCGATCCTTCCATGAACTCGGCTGAAGACTCATGCATGCGTTTTGTCAGAGGACAAAAACGGAAGTTCTCGGATGATGATGAGGGCTTATTTAGTAGACCAGCAAAGGAAATGAAACTTTTTCACCATGTGCTCAATGATGGGGAGCAAGCATCTTCCTCTGTGGAAACCAGTAAAG ATCCAAAACCCAAGATGCTTAAAAGAAAGCAGATCAAAGTTGAAGGAAGGAGCGTTGCTGAGCTGCCCGATCCTTCCATGAACTCATGCATGGTCAGAGGACAAAAACGGAAGGCCTCGGACGATGATGAGGCCTTATTTAGACCAGCAAaggaaatgaaacattttcacctttttcaagtaAAAAGGAGGGTCATTGAGCTTCCCATTCCTTCTGTGAACTCAAAGGAAGATGTGTACATGTTTCCCACTGAAATTTCAGAGAGCTCCACTGATCCAAAAGAAAAGGTGTGCAAGAGGAAAGCCACAGGTGATGGAAAAGCATCACCAGCCAAGAAACTGAAGAGCCTGGACCAGGAGGAGAGGAAATGCAGCGCCAAAGAATTAGAGGCTGCAAAAATCT GTGAATTTAAAGCCAAGTACGTGGAGCTGCACAAGCTTGGAAAAGGAGGGTTTGGAACAGTGTTTGCCGGCTACAGGAAAGAAGACAATTTTCCA GTCGCtatcaaacacatttcaaagagGTGTATCCCCTGCAAAGTAAAGGTAAGTATGCAATGCTTAAatctcaatcaatcaatcaatcaaatataCTTTATTGTCCCCACAGGAAAATTTGACTTGGACATCgtacaaaaaaaatctattatacATCTTTGCGCTGTGGAACGTCTGTTCCTCATCATCCACTTTGTTGCCATTTTTCAGGCTGAGAACGGGAAGCGAATCTCTGTGGAAGTGGCTGCTATGCTCAAACTTGCAGCTGGAACACCAGGATCATCAGCAACCGTGTCCTTGCTGGACTGGTTCGATTTGCGCAAGGAGCTGATCCTGGTGATGGAGAGACCTGTCCCTGCTGTGGACTTAGATAAATACATAGAGGAATATGAAGATACTATAACAGAGGAGACAGCCAAG GTCATTCTAAAACAACTGATTGAGGCGGCAAAAGAACTTGAGGATAAAAACATCTTTCACCGGGACATCAAGACTAACAACATTCTGATTGAGACCGGCTCAGATGTGCCTCGTGTTCGCCTCATTGACTTTGGAGTgagctgcttttttaaaaaacgcTCACGATACACCGTTTTTGCTG gCACACCTTGTTACTGCCCTCCAGAGTGGACGATCCACGACTGCTATAGGCCTGGACCCACCACAGTGTGGCAGCTGGGAACGGTGTTGTATGAAATACTCCATGCAAAATCCTCCTTTCATACAGAGTTTGTCATTAAAGAGAAGTTAAAAATTAGCGAGAGGCTGTCTGAAA ACTGCCAGGATttcttgaaaatgtgtttcaacctGGACCCCAAAAGACGCCCGAAACTGAAGGACCTCCTGCGTCATCGATGGTTCAGATGa
- the LOC115784842 gene encoding beta-galactoside-binding lectin-like: MSMLIKNMTFKAGQTLTVVGVIKPDPKRFEVNIGPSEDRIALHFNPRFNSCGDINTIVCNSFEAGRWCEEKHERRFPFYRGQEFKVVIKFTLSEFVVTLPCRSTFCFPNRIGAEKYSVMSFIGDARIRSIEIK, encoded by the exons ATG TCTATGTTAATAAAGAACATGACTTTCAAGGCTGGGCAAACCCTGACTGTTGTTGGAGTCATCAAACCTGATCCCAAACG TTTCGAAGTGAATATCGGCCCCAGCGAGGACAGAATTGCACTTCATTTCAACCCTCGTTTTAATTCCTGTGGAGACATAAATACAATTGTCTGCAACTCTTTTGAGGCAGGGAGATGGTGTGAGGAGAAACATGAGAGACGCTTCCCTTTCTATCGAGGACAGGAGTTCAAG GTTGTCATCAAATTCACCCTTTCAGAGTTTGTGGTGACTTTACCGTGTCGTTCAACTTTCTGTTTCCCCAATCGCATCGGTGCAGAGAAATACTCTGTCATGAGCTTTATTGGGGATGCTCGCATTAGAAGCATTGAGATCAAGTAA